The following proteins are encoded in a genomic region of Paenibacillus sp. FSL R7-0273:
- a CDS encoding PilW family protein — protein sequence MKRFVNFFRNEQGLTLIEMIAAITLSAMVVGLISGITMFGIRSYHKITIENTLRDEADIIMSAIITELYTSAPDKVGNMSDGSGVETFSNLKGNTPMQKIFIKDGQLIIGNSSTVVSKESITATTSDLSGSEIKFTSSSELCRNNIPCDTGLVEIDLVLVQNFEGREYKLELESKFGF from the coding sequence ATGAAGCGATTCGTTAATTTCTTTCGCAATGAGCAGGGGCTTACTCTAATAGAGATGATCGCAGCTATTACATTATCCGCAATGGTTGTGGGCCTTATTTCAGGCATCACAATGTTTGGAATTCGCAGCTATCACAAAATTACAATTGAAAACACCCTGCGTGATGAGGCCGATATTATTATGTCTGCAATCATTACTGAGCTATATACCTCTGCTCCCGATAAAGTTGGAAATATGTCTGATGGCAGCGGCGTGGAGACCTTCTCAAACTTAAAAGGGAATACTCCAATGCAAAAGATATTTATCAAAGATGGACAGCTAATCATTGGTAACAGTAGTACAGTGGTTTCAAAAGAATCTATTACCGCGACAACTTCGGATTTAAGCGGATCTGAGATTAAATTTACAAGTTCATCAGAATTATGCAGAAACAATATACCTTGTGATACTGGTCTTGTTGAAATCGACCTAGTCCTGGTCCAGAACTTTGAGGGGAGAGAGTATAAGCTGGAGCTCGAGAGCAAATTCGGATTCTAG
- a CDS encoding type IV pilus modification PilV family protein, producing the protein MEAGIIDSVCASAKALQSEGRKGRMKDRLKQEKGFTLIEVLAAIIILSIVSLVLTSYFTNAMSYAKANQNKTIMVNLARNALFYAEKQDFDVWKKYFDSNINIGYGDVCTVDELEVPCNYSSLVKDVTILDKVLNPSINGISYSINIAYQEDLYKEMEDIKSDAANYLIPVLVTVKAPEKNGRKAAETIVEGYITNEAIR; encoded by the coding sequence ATGGAAGCAGGAATAATAGATTCGGTATGTGCAAGTGCGAAAGCTTTGCAGAGTGAGGGGCGAAAAGGCAGGATGAAAGATCGTCTTAAGCAGGAAAAAGGATTTACACTGATCGAAGTACTGGCGGCGATTATCATTCTGTCGATCGTCTCCCTGGTACTAACGTCTTATTTTACCAACGCCATGTCATACGCCAAAGCCAACCAGAACAAGACGATCATGGTCAATCTGGCTCGCAATGCGCTGTTTTATGCGGAGAAGCAGGATTTTGATGTGTGGAAGAAATATTTCGATAGTAATATTAATATCGGCTATGGGGACGTGTGCACAGTGGATGAACTCGAGGTTCCCTGTAACTATAGCAGTCTGGTGAAGGATGTAACGATACTTGATAAAGTACTTAATCCAAGCATCAATGGTATTAGTTATTCAATCAATATTGCCTATCAAGAAGATCTATATAAAGAAATGGAAGACATAAAGAGTGATGCGGCAAATTACCTTATCCCTGTTTTGGTTACCGTTAAGGCTCCTGAGAAAAATGGCAGAAAGGCTGCTGAGACCATAGTGGAGGGATATATAACCAATGAAGCGATTCGTTAA
- a CDS encoding alpha/beta hydrolase: protein MALIECRFYSDVLGLSTSMTVILPQQTTTQIGLNNVKRGNLHPTLYLLHGLSDDDSIWLRRTSIERYAAELGIAVVMPQVHRSFYTDMAEGGRYWTFISEELPALARSFFPLSAKREDNFVAGLSMGGYGAMKLGLRKPEAFAAAASLSGALDMANHFMNRDDASKRSIEYELIFGKEDITGTPNDLLWLLREVDQSNGPKPLLYQCCGTEDFLYEDNQVFRAACAETSLSLTYEEGPGEHEWGYWDAKIQDVLKWLPLGKSSSDSWSI from the coding sequence ATGGCTCTGATTGAATGCAGATTTTATTCGGATGTGCTTGGCCTCAGTACTTCAATGACGGTGATTCTGCCGCAGCAGACGACAACACAAATTGGACTCAACAATGTGAAAAGAGGGAATCTTCACCCGACGCTCTACCTGCTGCACGGCCTGTCGGATGATGATTCGATCTGGCTGCGCCGGACCTCGATTGAGCGCTATGCGGCTGAGCTGGGAATTGCGGTGGTGATGCCACAGGTGCACCGGAGCTTTTATACGGATATGGCCGAAGGCGGCCGGTACTGGACCTTTATCAGCGAGGAGCTGCCCGCGCTTGCCCGCTCATTCTTCCCGCTATCAGCTAAACGTGAGGATAATTTCGTGGCCGGGCTCTCCATGGGCGGTTACGGGGCGATGAAGCTGGGACTGCGCAAGCCGGAGGCTTTTGCCGCTGCTGCCAGCCTGTCGGGGGCGCTCGATATGGCGAATCATTTCATGAACCGGGACGACGCGTCCAAAAGATCAATAGAATACGAGCTAATCTTCGGCAAGGAGGATATCACCGGCACGCCAAATGATCTGTTGTGGCTGCTTCGGGAGGTCGACCAATCAAACGGTCCTAAGCCGCTGCTCTACCAGTGCTGTGGTACAGAGGATTTCCTCTATGAAGACAATCAGGTGTTCCGCGCTGCCTGCGCCGAGACTTCGTTGTCATTAACCTATGAAGAAGGCCCAGGGGAGCATGAATGGGGTTATTGGGACGCCAAAATCCAGGATGTGCTGAAGTGGCTGCCGCTGGGCAAATCATCTTCTGATTCGTGGAGCATTTAG
- the argH gene encoding argininosuccinate lyase has protein sequence MSKLWGGRFTKGTNKLVEEYTASIGFDKALAEEDVQGSLAHVTMLGKCGILPQEDVETIKAGLNKVLEKVRAGEIEFSVADEDIHMNIEKNLIEEVGPVGGKLHTGRSRNDQVATDMHLYLRNRVVEFVGLLHELQEALIEQAKDNVDTIVPGYTHLQRAQPILFAHHLLAYVSMFRRDAERLTDSYKRINVLPLGAGALAGTTFPIDRHFVAEQLGFDSVYENSLDAVSDRDFIVEFLANAALIMTHLSRLSEELVLWSSTEFSFVELDDAFCTGSSIMPQKKNPDVPELVRGKTGRVYGNLIGLLTVLKSLPLAYNKDMQEDKEGMFDTVATLTGALQLFAPMISTMKVNKGRMREAVNTDFSNATDIADFLVGKGLPFRQAHEVIGKTVLYCINEGKFLLDLTLDEFKQFSPLFDDQIYAVLQPEAVVNARNVYGGTATVQVKAAIERAGASLLEAGKWVAQHADSAE, from the coding sequence GTGAGCAAGCTTTGGGGCGGCCGGTTTACTAAAGGGACTAACAAGCTGGTGGAGGAGTATACAGCATCCATCGGATTCGATAAGGCACTGGCCGAAGAGGATGTGCAGGGCAGTCTGGCCCATGTCACGATGCTGGGCAAATGCGGTATTCTTCCGCAGGAGGATGTTGAGACGATCAAGGCCGGACTGAACAAGGTGCTGGAAAAGGTTCGTGCAGGCGAAATCGAATTCTCCGTAGCGGATGAAGACATCCATATGAATATTGAAAAGAATCTGATCGAGGAAGTGGGTCCGGTCGGCGGTAAGCTGCACACCGGACGCAGCCGTAACGATCAGGTAGCGACAGATATGCACCTCTACCTCCGTAACCGGGTGGTCGAGTTCGTTGGCTTGCTGCACGAGCTGCAGGAAGCTCTGATTGAACAGGCTAAAGACAATGTGGACACGATTGTACCGGGCTACACGCATCTGCAGCGTGCCCAGCCGATCCTGTTCGCCCATCATCTGCTGGCATATGTATCGATGTTCCGCCGCGATGCGGAGCGCCTGACAGACAGCTATAAGCGGATCAACGTGCTTCCGCTGGGCGCCGGAGCCCTGGCTGGAACGACGTTCCCGATCGACCGTCATTTTGTAGCTGAGCAGCTTGGATTTGACAGTGTGTATGAGAACAGTCTGGACGCCGTCAGCGACCGCGACTTTATCGTCGAGTTCCTGGCTAACGCAGCGCTGATCATGACCCACCTGTCCCGGCTCAGCGAAGAGCTGGTGCTGTGGAGCAGCACCGAGTTCAGCTTCGTGGAGCTGGACGATGCGTTCTGCACAGGCAGCAGCATCATGCCGCAGAAGAAAAACCCTGACGTACCCGAGCTGGTGCGCGGTAAAACAGGCCGTGTCTACGGCAACCTGATCGGTCTGCTGACTGTCCTCAAATCGCTGCCGCTGGCATACAACAAGGATATGCAGGAAGACAAAGAAGGCATGTTTGATACAGTAGCAACACTGACAGGCGCCTTGCAGCTGTTCGCTCCAATGATCTCCACCATGAAGGTGAATAAGGGCCGGATGCGTGAAGCGGTTAACACCGACTTTTCCAATGCGACTGACATTGCGGACTTCCTGGTTGGCAAAGGCTTGCCTTTCCGCCAGGCGCATGAGGTTATCGGCAAAACAGTGCTCTACTGCATCAACGAAGGCAAATTCCTGCTTGATCTGACCCTGGATGAGTTCAAGCAGTTCTCTCCATTGTTCGACGACCAGATCTATGCTGTCCTGCAGCCTGAGGCCGTAGTGAACGCCCGTAACGTCTATGGCGGTACAGCGACAGTACAGGTAAAAGCGGCAATTGAGCGCGCTGGGGCTTCCCTGCTTGAAGCGGGTAAGTGGGTAGCGCAGCATGCGGACAGTGCTGAATAA
- a CDS encoding argininosuccinate synthase, with translation MPKEKIVLAYSGGLDTSVILKWLKETYDAEIIAFTADIGQKEELDGLEEKALATGASKVYIDDLRDEFASDFIYPMFQSGALYEGQYLLGTSIARPLIAKRMVDIAIAEGATAIAHGATGKGNDQVRFELNAAALSPNIKVIAPWRLEEFRNQFPGRAEMIAYAEANGIPVQASAAKPYSMDRNLLHISYESGVLEDPWFDPSAPENKEMFLLSNAPEDAPDEAEYLELDFLKGDCVALNGEALTPLQVMEKLNELGGKHGIGRVDMVENRFVGMKSRGVYETPGGTILFTAHRKMESITMDREVMNLRDSLITRYSTLVYNGFWFAPERLALQALVNESQKNVTGTVRVKLYKGNIIGAGVKSPVSLYNPDIATMEADPTQAYDQGDATGFIRLNALRLKVSSGVAESNK, from the coding sequence ATGCCTAAAGAAAAAATTGTACTCGCCTATTCCGGCGGGCTGGACACCTCAGTCATTCTGAAATGGCTAAAAGAAACCTATGATGCGGAGATTATCGCCTTCACTGCCGATATCGGCCAGAAGGAAGAGCTGGACGGCCTGGAGGAAAAAGCACTGGCTACCGGCGCATCGAAGGTCTATATTGACGATCTGCGCGATGAGTTCGCGAGTGATTTCATCTACCCGATGTTCCAGTCGGGCGCTTTGTATGAAGGCCAATATCTGCTCGGCACCAGTATTGCCCGTCCGCTGATTGCTAAGCGTATGGTGGACATTGCTATCGCAGAAGGCGCTACAGCAATTGCCCACGGCGCAACCGGCAAAGGCAATGACCAGGTCCGCTTCGAGCTGAATGCGGCAGCATTATCGCCGAACATCAAGGTAATTGCACCTTGGCGGCTGGAAGAGTTCCGCAACCAGTTCCCGGGCCGTGCCGAAATGATCGCCTACGCTGAAGCAAACGGCATTCCGGTACAGGCCTCGGCTGCTAAGCCGTACTCAATGGACCGCAACCTGCTGCACATCAGCTATGAGAGCGGCGTGCTGGAAGATCCCTGGTTTGACCCAAGCGCACCGGAGAACAAAGAAATGTTCCTGCTCAGTAACGCACCTGAGGACGCACCAGATGAAGCAGAGTATCTGGAGCTGGACTTCCTCAAGGGCGACTGCGTAGCACTGAACGGCGAAGCCTTGACTCCGCTGCAGGTAATGGAGAAGCTGAATGAGCTCGGCGGTAAGCACGGGATCGGACGCGTGGATATGGTCGAGAACCGTTTTGTCGGCATGAAGAGCCGCGGCGTCTATGAGACACCAGGCGGAACCATCCTGTTCACCGCGCACCGCAAAATGGAGTCCATCACCATGGACCGTGAAGTAATGAACCTGCGCGACAGCCTGATTACCCGTTACAGTACTCTGGTGTACAACGGTTTCTGGTTCGCTCCTGAGCGTCTTGCGCTGCAGGCACTGGTGAACGAGAGCCAGAAGAACGTAACCGGTACGGTGCGTGTGAAGCTGTACAAAGGCAACATCATCGGCGCCGGCGTAAAATCACCGGTCAGCCTGTACAATCCGGATATCGCGACAATGGAAGCAGATCCGACTCAGGCCTATGATCAGGGTGATGCAACAGGCTTTATCCGCCTGAATGCACTGCGTCTGAAGGTTTCCTCCGGCGTAGCAGAATCCAATAAGTAG
- the argF gene encoding ornithine carbamoyltransferase: MSQSVHSGKLAIAEQLKGRDLLELNDYSPEEITYLIDLAIELKKKQKNGEVYQPLQGKTIGLVFEKSSTRTRVSFEVGMYQLGGHALFLSKNDIQLGRGETVGDTAQVMSRYLDGIMIRTFGHDKVEDLARYASVPVINGLSDLAHPCQVLADYQTVYEHKGKLKGLKLAYIGDGNNMAHSLLIGGAKLGVHVSVAGPEGYEPDPAVVAEAREIAKETGANIVITNSPQEAVQDADVIYTDVWASMGFEAEQLAREAAFKDYQVNEELVKGAKSDYLFLHCLPAHREEEVSTGVIDGPNSVIFDQAENRLHAQKALMAALMG; the protein is encoded by the coding sequence ATGAGCCAGAGTGTACACAGCGGGAAGCTGGCGATCGCAGAGCAGCTCAAAGGCCGTGATCTGCTGGAGCTGAACGATTACAGCCCGGAGGAAATCACGTATCTGATTGATCTGGCTATCGAGCTGAAGAAGAAGCAAAAAAACGGCGAGGTTTACCAGCCGCTGCAAGGCAAAACGATCGGACTTGTTTTTGAAAAATCCTCGACCCGCACACGCGTATCCTTCGAGGTCGGCATGTACCAGCTCGGCGGCCATGCGCTGTTTCTGAGCAAAAATGACATCCAGCTCGGCCGCGGCGAGACCGTTGGCGACACGGCTCAGGTGATGTCACGCTATCTCGACGGCATCATGATCCGTACCTTCGGCCATGATAAGGTTGAGGACCTGGCGCGTTACGCTTCTGTGCCTGTAATCAACGGCCTGAGCGACCTGGCACATCCTTGTCAGGTGCTGGCGGACTATCAGACCGTATACGAGCACAAAGGCAAGCTGAAAGGCCTTAAATTGGCCTATATCGGCGACGGCAACAACATGGCCCATTCCCTGCTGATCGGCGGCGCCAAGCTGGGCGTGCATGTCTCGGTTGCCGGACCTGAGGGCTACGAGCCTGACCCGGCTGTCGTTGCTGAGGCGCGTGAGATTGCCAAAGAGACAGGCGCTAACATCGTCATCACCAACAGCCCGCAGGAAGCCGTACAGGACGCTGACGTAATCTACACTGACGTGTGGGCGAGTATGGGCTTCGAAGCCGAGCAGCTGGCACGTGAAGCGGCATTCAAGGACTACCAGGTCAACGAGGAGCTTGTAAAAGGCGCTAAGAGCGACTACCTGTTCCTGCACTGCCTGCCGGCCCACCGTGAGGAAGAGGTCAGCACGGGCGTAATCGACGGCCCGAACTCAGTTATTTTCGACCAGGCCGAGAACCGCCTGCATGCGCAGAAGGCGCTGATGGCTGCTTTGATGGGCTAA